One Coffea arabica cultivar ET-39 chromosome 5c, Coffea Arabica ET-39 HiFi, whole genome shotgun sequence DNA window includes the following coding sequences:
- the LOC140007228 gene encoding uncharacterized protein, which translates to MEHVKAITLHSGKEVGEPPVVEHERECERRKNKQLSELGEDGKKIKGKEKIPSYAKFFKEIMTKKRKLVDSETIALTEECSAIIQNKLPPKLKDPESFIVPCTIGNLEFSKALCDLGASVSLIPLTVARQLGLKELKRTNISLQLADKSIRHPIGILENVLIKVQKFIIPVDFVILDMEEDVNVPIIFGRPFLATAGIIIDVKQGKFKFQISEEEVEFDLSKVEKYPFFTDHVYSVDICDELALEMSQFNLDDDSLEFCLNGIGLQEEQVEEMIEFLQAQVPYKRRNAYEELGLSKGLPPPSCEQAPQLELKPLPKHLKYAFLGEKQTLPVIVNAALDEEQLDKLLRVLRKH; encoded by the exons ATGGAGCACGTGAAGGCTATAACCCTCCATAGTGGTAAGGAAGTAGGTGAGCCACCTGTAGTTGAACATGAGAGAGAATGTGAAAGAAGAAAGAACAAGCAGTTGAGTGAGTTAGGAGAAGACGGCAAGAAAatcaaagggaaagaaaag attccttCATACGCAAAGTTTTTTAAGGAGATAATGACTAAGAAAAGGAAGTTAGTAGATAGCGAGACAATTGCATTAACGGAAGAATGTAGTGCCATCATACAAAACAAATTGCCACCAAAGTTGAAAGATCCAGAGAGTTTCATAGTTCCTTGTACTATTGGTAATTTAGAATTCTCTAAAGCACTTTGTGACCTTGGTGCAAGTGTTTCATTAATTCCTTTAACTGTGGCTAGGCAATTAGGGTTGAAAGAGTTAAAACGTACTAACATTTCCTTGCAATTGGCTGACAAGTCTATTAGACATCCAATAGGCATATTGGAGAATGTACTTATTAAAGTACAGAAATTTATTATTCCTGtcgattttgttattttagatATGGAAGAAGATGTCAATGTACCTATTATATTTGGTAGACCATTTCTGGCCACTGCAGGTATAATAATAGATGTTAAACAAGGTAAGTTCAAGTTCCAAATTAGTGAAGAGGAAGTGGAGTTTGATTTGAGTAAAGTGGAGAAGTATCCCTTTTTTACTGACCATGTTTATTCTGTTGACATATGTGATGAATTGGCATTAGAGATGAGTCAATTTAATCTTGATGATGATTCTCTTGAATTTTGTCTTAATGGTATAGGTTTACAAGAGGAACAAGTTGAAGAAATGATTGAATTTTTGCAGGCACAGGTTCCTTACAAAAGGAGAAATGCATATGAGGAGTTAGGACTGAGCAAAGGGTTACCTCCACCATCATGTGAGCAAGCACCACAGCTTGAGCTTAAGCCATTGCCTAAACACCTCAAATATGCATTTCTTGGAGAAAAACAGACACTGCCGGTAATTGTCAATGCAGCACTGGATGAGGAACAACTAGACAAGCTCTTACGTGTTCTGAGGAAGCATTAA